A window of the Hordeum vulgare subsp. vulgare chromosome 5H, MorexV3_pseudomolecules_assembly, whole genome shotgun sequence genome harbors these coding sequences:
- the LOC123398849 gene encoding uncharacterized protein LOC123398849: MARLLAQSLARPSPATAASLLPLRGLSTKVELIEIDLAEEDPSSVEVVGIRRMEEAIHGVMVRRATPEWLPFVPGGSFWVPPVRRPRGVAELVGRIAASGVGEVAYEAEPYVPMTEEEVLSLSTARGWPSAAYFVEGERDE; this comes from the coding sequence ATGGCTCGCCTGCTCGCGCAAAGCCTAGCCCGCCCCTCTccggccaccgccgcctccctccttCCCCTCCGCGGGCTCTCCACGAAGGTGGAGCTCatcgagatcgacctcgccgagGAGGACCCGTCGTCGGTGGAGGTCGTGGGGATCCGGCGCATGGAGGAGGCCATCCACGGCGTGATGGTGCGGCGGGCCACGCCCGAGTGGCTCCCTTTCGTGCCGGGCGGGTCCTTCTGGGTGCCCCCCGTGCGGCGCCCCCGCGGGGTCGCCGAGCTCGTCGGCCGGATCGCGGCGTCCGGGGTCGGCGAGGTGGCCTACGAGGCGGAGCCCTACGTCCCCATGACGGAGGAGGAGGTGCTCTCCCTCTCCACGGCCCGCGGGTGGCCGTCGGCGGCCTACTTCGTCGAAGGTGAGCGGGACGAGTGA